In Rhipicephalus microplus isolate Deutch F79 chromosome 7, USDA_Rmic, whole genome shotgun sequence, one genomic interval encodes:
- the LOC119179710 gene encoding uncharacterized protein LOC119179710 — protein MLKLAVFLGLVASCFGGYVGGYGLGYGHGLGYGVGYGVGHYGLGYGLGYGYGHGLGYGLGYGYTGLGHVFGGAVAAAPAAVVHHAPAAVVHHAPAVVAAPVAVARPVVHAVAAPVAVARPVVAVARPVVHAAPVAVARTVVHAAPVAVARPVVHAAPVAVAAPAVAVHHAPAVVAAPAVATVAAAPAVAVGGYGLGYGHGLSLGLGYHGLGYGLGYGYSLGGFNYGLGGHAYYLRKK, from the exons ATGCTG AAGCTCGCAGTCTTCCTCGGCCTCGTGGCCTCCTGCTTCGGCGGATACGTCGGTGGCTACGGCCTCGGCTACGGCCATGGCCTCGGCTACGGTGTCGGCTACGGCGTTGGACACTATGGCCTCGGCTACGGACTCGGCTATGGCTACGGTCACGGTCTCGGCTACGGTCTTGGCTATGGCTACACTGGCCTTGGCCACGTCTTTGGAGGAGCCGTCGCCGCCGCCCCGGCCGCCGTTGTCCACCACGCCCCTGCTGCCGTCGTCCACCATGCGCCCGCCGTGGTTGCCGCTCCAGTAGCGGTCGCTCGGCCCGTAGTCCACGCCGTCGCCGCTCCCGTCGCCGTTGCCCGCCCCGTAGTGGCCGTTGCCCGCCCCGTTGTTCACGCTGCTCCGGTCGCCGTGGCCCGCACCGTTGTTCACGCTGCTCCGGTCGCCGTGGCCCGCCCCGTCGTTCACGCCGCACCCGTGGCTGTGGCCGCTCCTGCCGTGGCCGTCCACCACGCCCCAGCGGTCGTTGCTGCCCCAGCCGTTGCCACCGTCGCTGCCGCTCCCGCAGTGGCTGTCGGGGGCTATGGCCTCGGCTATGGACATGGCCTGAGCTTGGGTCTCGGATACCACGGACTCGGCTATGGTCTCGGCTACGGCTACAGCCTTGGTGGTTTCAACTACGGCCTCGGCGGACACGCCTACTACCTTCGCAAGAAATAA